ATCAAAATCTGGATCGATACTTTTTTCATTAAAATAAGCTTGGAATGTTGCATATTCCATTTTATCTGCGAAAGCTCTTTCTACAACCGAAAACAATTCTGGGTCAATATTTTTAATAGCTTTCGCATAACGGAATTCATTTCTCTTTATATCTTGAAGAAAAGCATTAAATCCTTCTTCTTTATCAGCGTGAATAAGGTAAGAGAAAACTATTAATTGTTCTAAACGAACGCGTAATAAGGCATAAGCTTCCAAAGGTTGAGCATGCGTTGTTAATAACCGAATTGATAAACTTGTGTTTAGTGCATGATACATCATCATTGATAATAATTTTGATTCAATTGAACCCCAGTTTTCCTCAGATTGTCCACCGAGTCGATTTGACAAAACATAAGCTTGCTCAGAATAATTAAGATACTTTCTTAACTGCGGAATCTGATTAATAAGAGGACCAT
The nucleotide sequence above comes from Ignavibacteriales bacterium. Encoded proteins:
- a CDS encoding DUF5677 domain-containing protein, encoding MKFKQKYYGPLINQIPQLRKYLNYSEQAYVLSNRLGGQSEENWGSIESKLLSMMMYHALNTSLSIRLLTTHAQPLEAYALLRVRLEQLIVFSYLIHADKEEGFNAFLQDIKRNEFRYAKAIKNIDPELFSVVERAFADKMEYATFQAYFNEKSIDPDFDWENDKLKRKWSPLNAFAMCQKRDKLVPQDDLILSIKLSRIYLSIYKSASIFVHSESGIVTENFISNLKGRPMPQNIYLFSNLVNLAQIDLIQTYEVINYLLPEKKERVVKEYESFNKNVLEDYDFVIDKLKNAL